The Salvia miltiorrhiza cultivar Shanhuang (shh) chromosome 1, IMPLAD_Smil_shh, whole genome shotgun sequence genome has a window encoding:
- the LOC131007077 gene encoding protein TIC 62, chloroplastic, translating into MNSIIKLDHKIYTLNFDGLFSVSETHTIHAMASASLTLSPPIDLPLSLKASTKTSQSLPLFPLRPLNPPSSPYKFNRKAAVAASLSREQVFESAATDTNQDSPRPPSSKLVLVVGGTGGVGQLVVASLLDRNVRARLLLRNPEKATTLFGEQDEEKLQVRQGDTRNPEDLDPSIFEGVTHVICCTGTTAFPSRRWDGDNTPERTDWEGVRNLVSALPSSLKRIVLVSSVGVTKFNELPWSIMNLFGVLKYKKMGEDFVRNSGLPYTIIRPGRLTDGPYTSYDLNTLLQATAGERRAVVIGQGDKLVGEVSRLVVAEACIQALDIDFTEGQIYEINSVQGEGPGSDPKKWQELFKGAKK; encoded by the exons ATGAATTCCATAATAAAATTGGACCACAAAATATATACACTTAATTTTGATGGGTTATTCTCCGTCTCTGAGACGCACACAATTCATGCCATGGCGTCCGCTAGCCTCACACTCTCTCCACCCATTGATCTTCCACTTTCACTAAAAGCTTCCACAAAAACCTCTCAATCACTCCCTCTATTTCCTCTTCGCCCCCTCAATCCTCCGTCTTCTCCTTACAAGTTTAACAGAAAGGCAGCAGTAGCAGCTTCGCTGTCGCGCGAACAAGTTTTTGAATCTGCCGCCACTGACACAAACCAAGATTCCCCTCGACCCCCTTCTTCCAAGCTTGTTCTCGTTGTTGGCGGCACCGGTGGTGTGG GGCAATTGGTTGTAGCATCACTGCTCGATCGGAATGTTAGAGCACGGCTTTTACTCCGGAATCCGGAGAAGGCCACCACTCTCTTTGGTGAGCAAGATGAGGAAAAACTGCAG GTGAGGCAAGGTGACACGCGGAACCCAGAGGATTTGGATCCTTCAATATTTGAG GGTGTCACGCATGTCATATGCTGCACTGGAACTACGGCCTTTCCATCTAGGAGATGGGATGGTGACAACACACCTGAACGAACAG ATTGGGAAGGCGTGAGAAATCTTGTGTCAGCATTGCCTTCATCGTTGAAAAGAATCGTTCTTGTTTCTTCGGTTGGAGTCACCAAGTTCAATGAACTTCCATGGAG CATCATGAACCTTTTTGGTGTTCTAAAATACAAGAAAATGGGGGAAGACTTTGTTCGTAATTCTGGCCTTCCATATACTATAATCAG acCTGGTAGGTTAACAGATGGACCCTACACATCTTATGATCTCAATACTTTACTCCAGGCGACTGCTGGGGAACGCCGAGCAGTGGTTATAGGCCAAG GAGATAAGCTCGTTGGGGAGGTTAGTAGACTCGTCGTGGCAGAAGCTTGTATACAGGCATTGGACATCGACTTCACCGAAGGCCAAATCTATGAAATCAACTCAGTCCAG GGGGAAGGACCCGGAAGCGATCCCAAAAAGTGGCAAGAACTATTCAAAGGTGCTAAGAAATAA